The following is a genomic window from Rutidosis leptorrhynchoides isolate AG116_Rl617_1_P2 chromosome 8, CSIRO_AGI_Rlap_v1, whole genome shotgun sequence.
CGATTCGTTTTACAGGAATTTGATTACAGAGGGCATGATTCTGCATTCAAGGATCGATATTTGCAATTACACAATGTGAGACTTAGCTTCATACCAACAGATAAAAAAGACATCCATGACATGGGTTCAATAGAGAAGGTGAATATACATAATTTCTTTGATGCATTGCTTGTTTCGAATTAAGGGATAAAAAAACACCAGCGTATGTTTTGTAGGTTGTAGCCCATTTGGTGAAACATGTGTATTCAACACCAAATCAAGTCCCGGATGTGTTCGATATGCAAGAGGTCTAGATTCAAAATCTTGTTCTATCTTATTTTATGTGGCAATTCTTCTAAAATTGGCCAATCTAAgggatttttttttttctttttctttttttctcaAATGGGTTAAAGTGGACTGAATCAGTACATTGGGTAAGAGCCAAAATGGGTCAAATTGAGTCAATTTCTAAAGAGTTACATCAATATTGCTACTTCCAATCTACACTGTAATGACCTTTTTCAACCCAAATCCATTTGACTCATTACCCAACTTGTCTATCTTGCCAATTCTCTATTTCAAAGGTTTTTGAATATTGAAAAGCTAAGAGTTTCAATGGCTAACCTAAAATCGCAGAGGACTACAGATGGCAAAAACTACTACACATTTGAGTACACGCTAACATCTCCAAACTTCGCCAGATCAGCATTTGCAACAATAGCAGTTGGAAATGGTAAGGCACATAACGTAGAACTAGCTAACTTTAATAATTAAAGAGAATACTGAACTTAAACTCTTGCAACAGGGAGATACTACACGCTAATTGTAGGAGCAAATGATCGAAGATGGAGAAGATTCAGAAATCAGCTAAAAGTGGTAGCAGACTCGTTCAAGGTGCTTGACATTTGATACGATCATCTGTATATTTGGTTTTCTTAAGTACAATGTACAAAGCATAAAGTGCACATAAATCCGTACGTTCGTATGCCTTCAAAGAGTGATAGAAGCCTAAGTGTAATAAGTAAATGATGCAGAAATGACACTCGAGTCAATCTAAACCTCTCTTTATATACAAAAGGATTACAACAAATATGTTTACTCAATCCTCTTTAAGCCTCATCAAAATTTCAAACAATATACAAATGTACAAACACATAATATAAAGGAACACATGATGataataaagaaaaattaataagtgAAAAACACTAAATTGTTTGATCAACAAATCAATATGTCATGAAAACGCAGCAACCTTCTAACCTGTAAATGCTGTGCTTCCAAAAGAATATGCAATCTGACCCGCGAACCCAAATTTACACCCCTCACATTTAAATAAGTCTATGCTGACGAATACCCTTTCCAAAGTGAGGTTGCATTAACCGAACATACAAACCGTTCTTACCCATTAACGAATCATGAGACCCTTCTTCAACAATCCGACCACCATTGAGAACAACAATGTTGTCAACATGTCTCATCATAGCTGCTCTATGAGCTATAAGAATAGTCGTTTTGTTTCCCATAACCAACGTATCTAAAGCCTCTTGAACCACTCGACTCGACTCAGACTCGATCGACGAACTCGCTTCATCCAATAACAAAATGGGTGCGTTTTTCAATACAACCCGAGCTATTGCAATCCTCTGTTTTTGACCCGGGGTCAAATCTACACCTCTCATTCCCACATGGGTATCATACCCGTGAGGTAAATTACTAATAAAATGATGCGCGTTTGCAATTCTTGCAGCTTCTTTAACTTCCGCCTCGCTGGCGTTATGTCTTGCGTATATAATATTCTCCCGAATCGTGGTCGAAAATATGATCGGTTCTTGTTGAACAAGACCAAGGTGATTTCTCAACCATCTTAAATTAAATTGCTTTAAATCACGCCCGTCTAACATTACCTGACCAGCGACCGGGTCATAAAATCTCTCTATCAGTGAAATTATCGTACTTTTACCAGACCCAGATACCCCAACAACCGCAACCGTTTGACCACCATTGACTTTGAGACTGAAATTGCTGAGTACCAGAATTTCAGGGCGAGTTGGGTAAGAAAAGTCAACCTTTTTCAACTCGATGCTTCCATAAACATTTGGAGGTTTCAAAGCGGAGGTATCATCAGGCTCAATCTTAGGTACTCGATCTATTATTTCGAATACCGATATTAACGATTTCCTTCTTTTGAGAATATAGGGAGCTAAACCGAAAGGCTCAACGAGGGCAAAAGTGGCAAAAGAGAAAACCATGTATTCTTTAAGAGCGGTTGGTAGATCCATATACTTGTTCTTGACACAAAGTGCGGTGTACCATAAGAGAATAGCATTGCATGAAAAAAGAAGAAACTGTGAAAATCCAAATGCAAAACCGATAGCCAAACCATGAAAGGAGCTTTTATAAAATATATTGGTTAATTGTAATCTGTATAGCTCCATAACTTTGTTACCAGCACAAAACGCCACAACGGTGTATATATTTCTAACTGCATCCTCAAGGACCAATGATGCTTTCCTGTGCATTTCTTGTATCCCCTTTGAAAATCCCGCTAACCACAATTTCTGTAAATTAAATTTAACGTTTAAGATATGAGAGGAGAACTCTTAATctttaaatatcaagaaaatatagaaAGACTAAATCTTTGAGTTATAAAGAACTTTAAATTATCAAGATAATATAGAATATAATAGATACCTGAGCAATGGCAGAAAGAGTAAGAACAGGTAAAGTGGCTAATGCTACAAGAGCCAAACGCCAATGTAAAAGCATTCCTATTAAAATTGCAACTATAACAGCTGCACTATCTTGAATCAATATAGAAAGTCGGTTGCTAAAAGCTGCTCGAACAAATGTAGCATCGTTTGCCAATCGCATGGACAATGTATCGGCACTGTTTTCTTCATCATCAAACCATCCCACTTCATTCCTAAGCATTGCTGTAAACGAACAACTAATTATGATTACCAAAACAAAGCATTTTACAAACTAatttaagtgttttttttttttttttttttttttttttaattaaagaaATGATTAAGAAGGTTGTAAGCCTTGAAAAATACAGAAGCATTTCCCTTTTAAGTAAATTTGTTTTATTGCCTGTATGGCTTGTAAGATATTATCAATAACACAAATCTACCCATTGATGAgttaaatgggttgaaattgccacctCTGAGAAGAGCTGACACATGCTAAGAAAGAATTTACTAACCAGAAAACATCATTCTCCTAACCCGTTCGGTCATTTTCTCCCCCATTATACCAAAGTAAAAATGCTGCAAAAAGTTAGCAATCACAGTCACAAAACCCATGCAGGCaatgattaagcaccacttgttgACATCATCGCGTATATTGTTGCGTCTGTCAATTTCGTTTCGATAATATGCCATCACTATTAACGCAATCACATAAGCAAGAAGAGGATTGAATGAACCGAATATTGCAGCACCAGTGCTTCCTAGTACAGCATAAAGCCATTCAGCCAAACTCAACTCTATAAGTCTCCATATTGATGGTTCTTTCTTATATTGTTTTTCTTTTATTTCTTGAACTCTAATAATTGGCATTTCAGTAAGCTGAGAATTAGGACGACTATACGTTTGTGAATGTGAACGTTCACTTTGGGGATCAGATGTTAAAAGTGGTGAAATTGGTGACTCGGGATTGGATCCGTTACTTGTTTGTCGTCGAATAGCTTGAACGTCAAGTTTTGGTAACTCAGGCAATCTTTTTTCAAAACTATCTTGCCTTTTTATTGAAGGTTCTTTGTTTGTTTCATCAAATGATACACCATTTTCTTTTTCATGTTTTGGAGATTCATGTGACCCGTAAGAAGAATCTTGAGgccttgatgaatgcaagtttgaaGCTCGTTGAAGTGATGGTGATTTGGCAAACTTTGGAGATGAAGGTTCTTGGAAACTGTGAGTTTCTGACGAATTGTTTTCAATTTGAAATGTTCCGATATCATTGTATGTATTTAAAGGCATCCTACAACAACAAACAAATATTAAAACATCATTAAACACCAAGTAATAATCAAGTAATTTGGATTATGTATACCTTCTAGGAAGTTTAGCTGCTTCTTCACATCTTAAAAGTTCGGCATATAACCCATCAGAGGCTACTAATTCATCGTGGGTCCCAATCTCCATTAACTGACCATCCTCCATCACAGCAATAAAATCAGCATTCTTTATTAGTGAAAGGCGACGAGCAATTATAATCGTTGATCGGCCTAACATTAAAAGATCCAACGCCTCCTGAACAGATCTCTCAGCTTCAAAATCTAGTCCACCTGTCACCTCATCAAGAAGAAGAATAGATGGGTTCGAAAGCACAGCCCTTGCAACAGAAAGTCTTATTTTCTGTTCTTCTGACAATGATAAACCAGCCCTACCAACCTTAAAATACACAAACACTTTTAAAATAcaaagtcataataataataataacaataccaagAATTGTTATAATTGTACCTGTGTATCATATCCTTTATCGAGTGAGGTTATATACGTATGTGCATGAGCTATTTTAGCAGCATCTTCAATTTGAAGTTGAGTGGCTTCTCTACCATAAGCAATATTGTCCCTAATGCTCAAGCTTAATAGAGCAGGTTCCTGAGTGACTAACCCAATTTGGCTCCTTAACCATTCCAATTTAAGGTTCTTTATGTTCTCCCCATCCAATAAAACTTCACCTAAACGATAGTAAATAAAAGAAACAAACTTTATAAAGGTAATTACCTAAAAATAAGACAATAAGTAGGTTTTTTTTTAACACAAACAACCCTTCCAATAAAGATTACAGCCATTTATAACTTAATGAAATATGCAAAAGGAAAAGCAATTACCTAAGGTGGGATCATAGAATCGTTCCATAAGTGGTATAATACTACTTTTACCGGAGCCATTTCTTCCCACGAGAGCCACTGTTTTTTTAGCGGGAACAGTCAAGTAAAAGCCACTTAATATAGGGATTTCGGGACGAGATAAGTAACTGAAATACACATTTCTAAATTCGATAGTCCCTTGTACGGTAGCAAGAGTATTTCCGTCATGATTCACGGTTGAGGATGAACGACTAATCATCTCAAAAAGTCTATATGCAGCAATTCTTCCTTGTTCAAATGAATAGAAGTTGGTAGCAGCTTGATTAAGCCCACTGTAAAAACCAAATAGCATGAATAGATATCAATAACATTATATATTATCTATGAAAAACAaaagaaaggaaaagaaaatgCTTACAGGCCACTTAAGATAATAGAGAACAGAGCAGTAATAATTTCTCCACCGTGGGCTTTTCTATGTGTAACCAAAAACCTTCCAACATAAAGTTGCAAGGCACAAGAGCAAATTGCAAGCCCATAAGTGAATCCAAGCCCAAGTCCTTGCACAAGGCTTATCAATATACCATATCTCAAAGTCGCTTGCAATGAAGCTGCATAAGAATATTTTGCTAATGTTTCATTTGTAAAAGCATATAACGTCCTTACATATGAAACAGCCTACAAGATAATAAACAACAATATTACATCAGCAATATTTTCACACCTACATTTTTAATAACTGCCAAATATCTTGGTTGTCTAATTAGAACGTTTAATGTAGCCCGTACCACATTTGTGGTAATATTAACTTGACCAAAGGGCAAAAAAGTAAAATTACCTGTTCAGCAACACTTGCTGCTTCAGCATATGCATCTTGAATATTTTCAGCAAGCCTATGTAGAAATATATTTGATATTCCACCTGCAGCAACAATGAACGGGCCAGTTGCTAAAGTGATGAGAGAAATTTGCCAACAATTGATGAATCCAATTGCAAGGCCACTAAAGAATGTAGCCATGTTATGAATATAATTTCCAACCTGCAGCAATAAAATTAATCAGAAGCTAATTTCAACAAGAAAAGATAGTAAAAGAAAATGATAAATGTTATGGGTGAACTTACTTTTTCACTAAGAGCAGACTGGATAAGCAATACATCACTCAAAACTTGGCTCACAATGTCTCCATTGTTCCCATAAGTGTCAAAGAAACTCATATCTTGATTAAGTAATACTTGCACATATTTTGACCTAATAACAGCAGTCTGCCTTTCTCCAGTAAGGATCCAACATGAAACCTCTGAATACAAAAGAAAATTGGAAATTGTAGCTGATAGAGTATCATCAAAGCAAAAGTGAACAAGAAACTGAACAATTAGAGTACTTACCTATCCAACCAGCAGCAAAAACACCACCTGCAATATAGATTAGGATGAGAGCAAACTGCAAAAATCGGGAAATGTGTCACTAGATGTTTCACAGAAATAAAATTCAGTGCTCCTTAACATGAACTTTAAGTCTTAACAGCTATTGTATCACTTAAGATTCAAAGTAGGTAATCCATATTATGAAATGTAGAATGTGTACACATGGTCTGGACTGCAAATTTTACATTCATGAAGAATGAAGTACTTATGCCTGAGTATGGTGGTAAATCTTCACTCTTGTAAGTTTGTGTTGCCTAACCTCACAGAACAAGAGTTTTTTCTGTTTACTACAAATAAATTAGAGATCAATATAACTTTGATCAGCCAAACACAGTGAACACAAGATATAATATGTGAGCATAGCATGATACAATAGGAACGTCGAAGcttcggtaaaaaaaaaaaaaaaaaaagagaacgcTAAAACTATTCCTTGCATGACAATTAATAATAGATAAACTGGAATGCGTTTAATGAAATCTGCAAATATTTAACATAAGGCTACCGCTTTCATTGTCGATAATCCTTCAATAACTCAACTTAATTGGTTCAAATATTCACCTCTGTTAGCAAAACATATGTATCAATGCCTATGCATATGACACTCTATATATGAAAGAGTATCCTGAATGATAAGCCGAGCAGCAGACTACTTAAATACTTCCAAGCAACAACAAATATGAAAAGTATCATGGATTCGGACTTCAGATACAATTCAAGTAGCAAACACTAAAGATGAAATCACCCTAATTTCCATTACCATTTCCCAATTCTAAACTGAACCTCACACAtgacaatatatttttttttggcgaaaaaatgataacttttataaatacagAAAACGTTTTCGAATAGAAAACGTTTTCGAATAGAAAACGTCTTCAACAAACACACATGACAATATAACACCTCAATTATGATAATCAATAACTTTACGGAGACGGTACATTAAATATCTCAAGCATACAAACCTAACTAAATTAAGCAAATTTTCAAAacagggaaaaaaaaaaaaaacttgatcaAAATAAACTTACATCTTTAAATTTATCGAAAAGCACATCAGCATCCTCATGACCATGAGCCAGCAACTGAACAATTTTAGCAAAATAATGCAAATAAATCACCAGCGCAGTTCCATGCGCCGCAGCTGCAACCGATCCAACCACCATAAGTACCCAATCAAGCCTATCAGCACACACAAACAGTTTCGAAAACGGTACGGCGGCCGGCGGTGGTTCGATCTCTTCAGTTTCATCCATTTCATCATCAACTTCAGCAGGTAAAGCATCATTACTTGTCTCCGTATACGGCGAAGGTGATTCCGGCGGCTCAGATACCTCCGATACCGGCGTTAACGGTTGTACATGTGGTGGTGACCACCCAAACAAGCCTCGTTGTATCATcatttaatgtaaaatataaaaaatacaaaCCCTAACTGCTAAAACTTATGAATAACAGTGTTAAAACCCTAATTTGGACTATGAATTGTACAATCGAGAGAAATTGATACAATTGATGTTCGGTGTGTTGAATAATTTCAGCTTCGTTGTATTagattttattttttaatttttgtttctCTCACACACAATTTTGGTTGTGTGTGACAGAAAGCATAAAAGAGAGAACCGGTTGTCCGAGTTGGTGACTCAGTCAAATAAGGCGTGAAAGGAGAGAGAGTTAACTCGGAAACCGAAGTTTCTTTTCCGTTAaatcatttattttattttatcttatttatttactccgtatttattatttattttgttatGAGTTGTGTAATTACTTTATGAGTTGTATACATAGTCGTACGTCTTAAAATATTGGTTAGTCTAAAGTACACCATAGTCCATAGGCTTTGTGATTCATATTGTCGTAAAGTTGTTGATCATTTATAAACACACGAGAGTTTGTTGAATATATGTTACTCAGCTCCACTGACGCCGGATTGTAACTTGTAAGGGGCAACAGGTGCTACGATCCTTCAAAAAAGTTTGTCCTTACTAGCAATTtgtatagattttttttttttttttttttggtgactcAGGAACCCCTACGAACGAATCCTTTGTATAGAGATTAAATATGTTAAAATTCAATCTTGGTCCCATTAAATTAATATTTGAATGTCTAGCATACTGTTTTTCAATCTATGCTTATCAAATTTTGAGAATGCATCTTTTGATTGAGTTTTTTTGACCCCCTCATTGTAAATGTTCAAGCTCCGTCACTAGTCAGCTTGTACTATTCAAATGAACATTCATTTGTCATATTTTGAATACGAGAAAAATGATTTTCAGCGTATAGACTCACATGATTATCTATTCTTTTGCTTGTGAATTTGTAGGAAAAGTTCAAAAATCATAAAAGCTAAACTAATATAGTCAAAGGTTAGGAGATGAGATTAAAAGAGATCATTAATAGTCTCTTTTTTAATTTAATTGCATCatgttttttgtaaaaaaaaagacGCACACAAAGAATATATGGAgtaattaataaaaactaattgTAGCAGTTATGACATACTATATTTGACAAgagattttaaaaataaaataaaaaaaaataaccgtGGATGAAGTTTTAAGAGTTGCGTATGCCAATATTAGGCACAAACTAATGAGTTTAAGGGTTAAGTATTTTAAATGAATGTTGTTAGCAGCACAAATTGAGGGTTAATATGGGTTAACAAGCAATTTGTTTTAGACTTATTTTCATCTGGTAGCGAGTCATGAAAGATGTATCTGCTTAACATATACTTTATTACATAATTCTAATCGGTTCATGCTTTGAAATCAGGTGTTTTGGTATTAGGTGATTGTATTACTTTTTTATATAATTCTTCACTATTGTGTCAATGTTTTTCTTCACCCCGTTTTTTGTTGTTTGTGTAATAAAAGTTTATCTTCTTGTCAGAAAAAGTGCTTTTCAGCATGATATATAAAATAGCATTTTATATGCTTCATAGTAAACTAATTTTCTGATACACCTATCAATCATCTTCTTCGATTAACTAATGATATTCTTGGATCTTGTTCGTGAGATTGAAAAAATGAAAGATATTTCTGTATTGTTACAAGTTTTATGTATAAATCCCATATAAAACGTTTGATTCATTTTTTTGTTGGTTAAGCTCACACTCTTGTAACAGTATCCGGTGCGTAAAGAAAATCATctcttttttaaaaaaataaatgaaaatggaaatgaatttAAATTCTGGCTCTCGAACGGCCGTTCACGTGAGGAATCAAAGTTGTTGATGTAGTTGTTATTCTTTGTTTTTTTGGTCTCAAATAGGTCAGTGTTTCGTGTTATCTAACTTAACTCCTAGTTCTAGTAGTACAAGCTTCTTGATgtacgcataacctatatcatactACCATTCATCAATAAATCCTAACGTATGGTATTTCTGATGGGTATAGTTTTGATTAAAAGAATGGATAAGGTTGCTAGGTGCCACAATGATGAATTTGGATGTTATCTCACATATGTGGGAGGAAGAAGTTggaggtgagtgacttggttataaaaggagggctaaatcttcattccaatttgcaccaatcaatacactttaagtatttgattatttcg
Proteins encoded in this region:
- the LOC139862476 gene encoding ABC transporter B family member 6, with the translated sequence MMIQRGLFGWSPPHVQPLTPVSEVSEPPESPSPYTETSNDALPAEVDDEMDETEEIEPPPAAVPFSKLFVCADRLDWVLMVVGSVAAAAHGTALVIYLHYFAKIVQLLAHGHEDADVLFDKFKDFALILIYIAGGVFAAGWIEVSCWILTGERQTAVIRSKYVQVLLNQDMSFFDTYGNNGDIVSQVLSDVLLIQSALSEKVGNYIHNMATFFSGLAIGFINCWQISLITLATGPFIVAAGGISNIFLHRLAENIQDAYAEAASVAEQAVSYVRTLYAFTNETLAKYSYAASLQATLRYGILISLVQGLGLGFTYGLAICSCALQLYVGRFLVTHRKAHGGEIITALFSIILSGLGLNQAATNFYSFEQGRIAAYRLFEMISRSSSTVNHDGNTLATVQGTIEFRNVYFSYLSRPEIPILSGFYLTVPAKKTVALVGRNGSGKSSIIPLMERFYDPTLGEVLLDGENIKNLKLEWLRSQIGLVTQEPALLSLSIRDNIAYGREATQLQIEDAAKIAHAHTYITSLDKGYDTQVGRAGLSLSEEQKIRLSVARAVLSNPSILLLDEVTGGLDFEAERSVQEALDLLMLGRSTIIIARRLSLIKNADFIAVMEDGQLMEIGTHDELVASDGLYAELLRCEEAAKLPRRMPLNTYNDIGTFQIENNSSETHSFQEPSSPKFAKSPSLQRASNLHSSRPQDSSYGSHESPKHEKENGVSFDETNKEPSIKRQDSFEKRLPELPKLDVQAIRRQTSNGSNPESPISPLLTSDPQSERSHSQTYSRPNSQLTEMPIIRVQEIKEKQYKKEPSIWRLIELSLAEWLYAVLGSTGAAIFGSFNPLLAYVIALIVMAYYRNEIDRRNNIRDDVNKWCLIIACMGFVTVIANFLQHFYFGIMGEKMTERVRRMMFSAMLRNEVGWFDDEENSADTLSMRLANDATFVRAAFSNRLSILIQDSAAVIVAILIGMLLHWRLALVALATLPVLTLSAIAQKLWLAGFSKGIQEMHRKASLVLEDAVRNIYTVVAFCAGNKVMELYRLQLTNIFYKSSFHGLAIGFAFGFSQFLLFSCNAILLWYTALCVKNKYMDLPTALKEYMVFSFATFALVEPFGLAPYILKRRKSLISVFEIIDRVPKIEPDDTSALKPPNVYGSIELKKVDFSYPTRPEILVLSNFSLKVNGGQTVAVVGVSGSGKSTIISLIERFYDPVAGQVMLDGRDLKQFNLRWLRNHLGLVQQEPIIFSTTIRENIIYARHNASEAEVKEAARIANAHHFISNLPHGYDTHVGMRGVDLTPGQKQRIAIARVVLKNAPILLLDEASSSIESESSRVVQEALDTLVMGNKTTILIAHRAAMMRHVDNIVVLNGGRIVEEGSHDSLMGKNGLYVRLMQPHFGKGIRQHRLI
- the LOC139862477 gene encoding photosynthetic NDH subunit of lumenal location 1, chloroplastic, whose translation is MAVSSLSFSSAALSKRLNVPLKPSCSWPTTIASTKDSSLDEQRNGNCKRRSLLIGVGVASLLPTKLLLAQEKPPNFDEFVDLEDGYSYYYPSDWREFDYRGHDSAFKDRYLQLHNVRLSFIPTDKKDIHDMGSIEKVVAHLVKHVYSTPNQVPDVFDMQERTTDGKNYYTFEYTLTSPNFARSAFATIAVGNGRYYTLIVGANDRRWRRFRNQLKVVADSFKVLDI